The Solea senegalensis isolate Sse05_10M linkage group LG9, IFAPA_SoseM_1, whole genome shotgun sequence genome has a segment encoding these proteins:
- the si:ch211-117k10.3 gene encoding Krueppel-like factor 15 — protein sequence MVSLSSRTLSLDNDLFRDSSNSSSSSLFSLGLGDAACSEEASVASCDSPEAGDLGAMHSSSHGEEEDEEDEDDDEDDRARLHVFLGAAEIEMPVSQESKLPEFPFQPSSPFSPTLEDIEEFLKEKMELVKEELMVTKEEATPLPCSSSDSPSSTTPLASSSDTCSDPGTSASHCTSSPSPPHHEQKSPSPSDPSPTTQVTSSSSSVSPSMLLSAPLVLQLQPLPVTQPQTPAGSPPGAQNGIWLTHLVMGLQGATGQNLTLLTPQVPSSPTTILSLSSGDMKSADQKYVKIAPLPIKMKAVEIVSLTGVGAQSSGLLKAMAPRVTRVPPTERVHKCSHPGCGKMYTKSSHLKAHFRRHTGEKPYTCSWPDCDWRFSRSDELSRHRRSHSGIKPYECSLCEKKFARSDHLSKHTKVHSRIIRTTV from the exons ATGGTGTCTCTCAGCAGCAGAACGCTGAGTTTGGACAATGACCTGTTCAGGGACAGCagcaatagcagcagcagcagcctgttcTCCCTCGGCCTGGGAGACGCAGCCTGCAGTGAGGAAGCTAGTGTGGCCTCCTGCGACAGCCCAGAGGCAGGGGACTTGGGGGCTATGCACAGCTCCAGCCatggagaggaagaagatgaggaggatgaggatgatgacgaAGATGACAGGGCACGCCTGCATGTCTTTCTCGGAGCTGCAGAAATCGAGATGCCTGTGAGTCAGGAATCTAAGCTGCCGGAATTCCCTTTCCAACCCTCATCCCCATTCTCCCCAACCCTGGAGGACATAGAGGAGTTCTTAAAGGAAAAGATGGAACTGGTCAAAGAAGAACTAATGGTCACTAAAGAGGAAGCCACCCCTCTCCCATGCAGCTCCAGCGACTCCCCATCTTCTACTACACCCCTAGCCTCCTCCTCAGACACTTGTAGTGACCCAGGGACGAGTGCCTCCCATTGCACGTCTAGCCCAAGCCCCCCTCACCATGAGCAAAAGAGTCCCAGCCCAAGTGACCCTTCCCCTACCACCCAGGTAACCTCCTCATCATCCAGCGTATCCCCCTCAATGCTTTTAAGTGCTCCGCTGGTTCTCCAGCTGCAGCCCCTACCTGTGACCCAGCCTCAGACCCCAGCAGGCTCTCCACCCGGAGCCCAAAATGGCATTTGGCTTACTCACCTAGTCATGGGGCTCCAGGGTGCGACGGGACAAAATCTCACCCTTCTGACACCCCAGGTGCCCTCCTCCCCGACCACTATTTTATCCCTGAGCAGTGGAGACATGAAGTCAGCTGACCAGAAGTATGTAAAAATCGCACCTCTGCCCATCAAAATGAAGGCTGTAGAGATTGTGAGTCTAACTGGGGTTGGGGCCCAGAGCAGTGGTTTGTTGAAGGCCATGGCTCCGCGGGTGACCAGAGTGCCACCTACAGAGAGGGTCCACAAGTGCTCCCACCCAGGCTGTGGAAAGATGTACACCAAAAGCAGCCACCTGAAAGCTCACTTCCGACgacacacaggagagaagccCTACACGTGCAGCTGGCCTGACTGTGACTGGAG GTTCTCCCGGTCTGACGAACTCTCCCGTCACCGCCGCTCTCACTCTGGCATCAAGCCGTACGAGTGCTCGCTGTGTGAGAAGAAGTTCGCCCGCAGCGACCACTtatccaaacacacaaaggtCCACAGCAGGATCATCAGGACCACCGTGTGA